A part of Biomphalaria glabrata chromosome 3, xgBioGlab47.1, whole genome shotgun sequence genomic DNA contains:
- the LOC106056834 gene encoding uncharacterized protein LOC106056834 isoform X2 translates to METTFTDLSKEKETVPVLNGSCENMDTDTLSINNNDGYLDRNANKTEDSTLSQGDRLKLSTTSDHISIFQLALQQERNGNLDLALESYLKCLPGLKGHFFLLPHCLRKISDIHLNKGDYEQALHFAQAEKLCYETSPIINDEIQTRLEEIAGDISHTPTDLTDLNIEALRADEFKSMAQDYLHRKQLNLALEYAGKCTKIRQQVFGSNHEKTQSSLNFFKSLYADEKIQQYIASKGLCLDTSKMADLMTDMPKTPEIITSSPAGGEPVSILRQRSEDGLNNLLIRGKKQVHFHASVDESLRKKERGIIGPNLLIFIVAFVVMVLLAIFF, encoded by the exons atggaGACAACATTCACAGATTTGTCAAAAGAAAAGGAAACTGTGCCAGTATTAAATGGATCTTGTGAAAACATGGACACGGACACTCTTTCCATCAATAACAATGATGGCTACTTGGATAGAAATGCCAATAAAACAGAAGATAGCA CTCTGAGTCAAGGTGATAGACTTAAGTTGTCTACTACATCAGATCACATTTCTATATTTCAACTAGCACTACAGCAAGAAAGAAATGGGAATCTGGACTTAGCCTTAGAGAGCTACTTAAAATGTTTACCAGGGTTGAAAGGTCATTTCTTTCTACTGCCTCACTGCCTTCGTAAG ATCTCAGACATTCATCTAAATAAAGGAGATT ATGAACAGGCTTTACACTTTGCACAAGCTGAGAAGTTGTGCTATGAGACATCTCCTATAATTAATGATGAGATACAGACCCGCCTag AAGAAATAGCTGGAGACATTAGTCACACTCCAACTGATTTAACTGACCTCAACATTGAAGCTTTAAGAGCAGATGAGTTTAAGAGTATGGCCCAAGATTATTTGCACAGAAAGCa gcttaATCTTGCATTGGAATATGCTGGTaag TGCACAAAAATTAGGCAGCAAGTGTTTGGTAGCAACCATGAGAAGACACAGTCTTCTTTGAATTTTTTCAAGTCGCTCTATGCAGATGAAAAAATTCAACAGTACATTG CTTCCAAAGGACTTTGTCTAGATACCTCAAAGATGGCAGACTTAATGACCGACATGCCTAAAACCCCAGAAATCATCACATCATCTCCTGCTGGAGGAGAACCTGTTTCTATTTTAAGACAGAGATCAGAAGATGGACTAAATAATCTTCTTA TTCGTGGAAAGAAGCAAGTTCATTTTCATGCATCTGTCGATGAAAGTCTtcggaagaaagaaagag GGATCATTGGCCCCAACTTGCTGATATTCATTGTGGCTTTTGTGGTGATGGTGTTACTGGCCATTTTCTTCTAG
- the LOC106056834 gene encoding uncharacterized protein LOC106056834 isoform X1 codes for METTFTDLSKEKETVPVLNGSCENMDTDTLSINNNDGYLDRNANKTEDSTLSQGDRLKLSTTSDHISIFQLALQQERNGNLDLALESYLKCLPGLKGHFFLLPHCLRKISDIHLNKGDYEQALHFAQAEKLCYETSPIINDEIQTRLEEIAGDISHTPTDLTDLNIEALRADEFKSMAQDYLHRKQLNLALEYAGKCTKIRQQVFGSNHEKTQSSLNFFKSLYADEKIQQYIASKGLCLDTSKMADLMTDMPKTPEIITSSPAGGEPVSILRQRSEDGLNNLLIRGKKQVHFHASVDESLRKKERDQFISHTVRLVLMAVLTVLSATLGVWMYCMMDRSLTCQRIYSELYQWSLTLQPHLQLFRAVTSNSSS; via the exons atggaGACAACATTCACAGATTTGTCAAAAGAAAAGGAAACTGTGCCAGTATTAAATGGATCTTGTGAAAACATGGACACGGACACTCTTTCCATCAATAACAATGATGGCTACTTGGATAGAAATGCCAATAAAACAGAAGATAGCA CTCTGAGTCAAGGTGATAGACTTAAGTTGTCTACTACATCAGATCACATTTCTATATTTCAACTAGCACTACAGCAAGAAAGAAATGGGAATCTGGACTTAGCCTTAGAGAGCTACTTAAAATGTTTACCAGGGTTGAAAGGTCATTTCTTTCTACTGCCTCACTGCCTTCGTAAG ATCTCAGACATTCATCTAAATAAAGGAGATT ATGAACAGGCTTTACACTTTGCACAAGCTGAGAAGTTGTGCTATGAGACATCTCCTATAATTAATGATGAGATACAGACCCGCCTag AAGAAATAGCTGGAGACATTAGTCACACTCCAACTGATTTAACTGACCTCAACATTGAAGCTTTAAGAGCAGATGAGTTTAAGAGTATGGCCCAAGATTATTTGCACAGAAAGCa gcttaATCTTGCATTGGAATATGCTGGTaag TGCACAAAAATTAGGCAGCAAGTGTTTGGTAGCAACCATGAGAAGACACAGTCTTCTTTGAATTTTTTCAAGTCGCTCTATGCAGATGAAAAAATTCAACAGTACATTG CTTCCAAAGGACTTTGTCTAGATACCTCAAAGATGGCAGACTTAATGACCGACATGCCTAAAACCCCAGAAATCATCACATCATCTCCTGCTGGAGGAGAACCTGTTTCTATTTTAAGACAGAGATCAGAAGATGGACTAAATAATCTTCTTA TTCGTGGAAAGAAGCAAGTTCATTTTCATGCATCTGTCGATGAAAGTCTtcggaagaaagaaagag ATCAGTTTATTTCCCATACTGTGAGGTTAGTTTTGATGGCAGTACTCACAGTCCTCTCTGCAACTCTTGGGGTCTGGATGTACTGTATGATGGACAGGAGCCTGACATGTCAGCGGATTTACTCTGAACTGTATCAGTGGAGTCTCACACTGCAACCACATTTACAGTTATTTAGAGCAGTGACCTCGAATAGCTCATCCTAG
- the LOC106056834 gene encoding uncharacterized protein LOC106056834 isoform X3, with amino-acid sequence METTFTDLSKEKETVPVLNGSCENMDTDTLSINNNDGYLDRNANKTEDSTLSQGDRLKLSTTSDHISIFQLALQQERNGNLDLALESYLKCLPGLKGHFFLLPHCLRKISDIHLNKGDYEQALHFAQAEKLCYETSPIINDEIQTRLEEIAGDISHTPTDLTDLNIEALRADEFKSMAQDYLHRKQLNLALEYAGKCTKIRQQVFGSNHEKTQSSLNFFKSLYADEKIQQYIASKGLCLDTSKMADLMTDMPKTPEIITSSPAGGEPVSILRQRSEDGLNNLLIRGKKQVHFHASVDESLRKKERA; translated from the exons atggaGACAACATTCACAGATTTGTCAAAAGAAAAGGAAACTGTGCCAGTATTAAATGGATCTTGTGAAAACATGGACACGGACACTCTTTCCATCAATAACAATGATGGCTACTTGGATAGAAATGCCAATAAAACAGAAGATAGCA CTCTGAGTCAAGGTGATAGACTTAAGTTGTCTACTACATCAGATCACATTTCTATATTTCAACTAGCACTACAGCAAGAAAGAAATGGGAATCTGGACTTAGCCTTAGAGAGCTACTTAAAATGTTTACCAGGGTTGAAAGGTCATTTCTTTCTACTGCCTCACTGCCTTCGTAAG ATCTCAGACATTCATCTAAATAAAGGAGATT ATGAACAGGCTTTACACTTTGCACAAGCTGAGAAGTTGTGCTATGAGACATCTCCTATAATTAATGATGAGATACAGACCCGCCTag AAGAAATAGCTGGAGACATTAGTCACACTCCAACTGATTTAACTGACCTCAACATTGAAGCTTTAAGAGCAGATGAGTTTAAGAGTATGGCCCAAGATTATTTGCACAGAAAGCa gcttaATCTTGCATTGGAATATGCTGGTaag TGCACAAAAATTAGGCAGCAAGTGTTTGGTAGCAACCATGAGAAGACACAGTCTTCTTTGAATTTTTTCAAGTCGCTCTATGCAGATGAAAAAATTCAACAGTACATTG CTTCCAAAGGACTTTGTCTAGATACCTCAAAGATGGCAGACTTAATGACCGACATGCCTAAAACCCCAGAAATCATCACATCATCTCCTGCTGGAGGAGAACCTGTTTCTATTTTAAGACAGAGATCAGAAGATGGACTAAATAATCTTCTTA TTCGTGGAAAGAAGCAAGTTCATTTTCATGCATCTGTCGATGAAAGTCTtcggaagaaagaaagag CCTAG
- the LOC106056834 gene encoding uncharacterized protein LOC106056834 isoform X4, whose translation MDLVKTWTRTLFPSITMMATWIEMPIKQKIAISDIHLNKGDYEQALHFAQAEKLCYETSPIINDEIQTRLEEIAGDISHTPTDLTDLNIEALRADEFKSMAQDYLHRKQLNLALEYAGKCTKIRQQVFGSNHEKTQSSLNFFKSLYADEKIQQYIASKGLCLDTSKMADLMTDMPKTPEIITSSPAGGEPVSILRQRSEDGLNNLLIRGKKQVHFHASVDESLRKKERDQFISHTVRLVLMAVLTVLSATLGVWMYCMMDRSLTCQRIYSELYQWSLTLQPHLQLFRAVTSNSSS comes from the exons ATGGATCTTGTGAAAACATGGACACGGACACTCTTTCCATCAATAACAATGATGGCTACTTGGATAGAAATGCCAATAAAACAGAAGATAGCA ATCTCAGACATTCATCTAAATAAAGGAGATT ATGAACAGGCTTTACACTTTGCACAAGCTGAGAAGTTGTGCTATGAGACATCTCCTATAATTAATGATGAGATACAGACCCGCCTag AAGAAATAGCTGGAGACATTAGTCACACTCCAACTGATTTAACTGACCTCAACATTGAAGCTTTAAGAGCAGATGAGTTTAAGAGTATGGCCCAAGATTATTTGCACAGAAAGCa gcttaATCTTGCATTGGAATATGCTGGTaag TGCACAAAAATTAGGCAGCAAGTGTTTGGTAGCAACCATGAGAAGACACAGTCTTCTTTGAATTTTTTCAAGTCGCTCTATGCAGATGAAAAAATTCAACAGTACATTG CTTCCAAAGGACTTTGTCTAGATACCTCAAAGATGGCAGACTTAATGACCGACATGCCTAAAACCCCAGAAATCATCACATCATCTCCTGCTGGAGGAGAACCTGTTTCTATTTTAAGACAGAGATCAGAAGATGGACTAAATAATCTTCTTA TTCGTGGAAAGAAGCAAGTTCATTTTCATGCATCTGTCGATGAAAGTCTtcggaagaaagaaagag ATCAGTTTATTTCCCATACTGTGAGGTTAGTTTTGATGGCAGTACTCACAGTCCTCTCTGCAACTCTTGGGGTCTGGATGTACTGTATGATGGACAGGAGCCTGACATGTCAGCGGATTTACTCTGAACTGTATCAGTGGAGTCTCACACTGCAACCACATTTACAGTTATTTAGAGCAGTGACCTCGAATAGCTCATCCTAG
- the LOC106056882 gene encoding uncharacterized protein LOC106056882, translating to MYMITGEMLPLFMAMVVVVPLTYQAIHGILERQFQFHTVLSIYLLRPMEIMLSIMMFPTAISYVFVMAIYMAMKETVSLTSNVVDVIVSSKYLYRALYVFLFLNIYLLTIAIAICIIKFVLNVIIEY from the exons ATGTACATGATAACTGGAGAGATGTTGCCTCTCTTCATGGCCATGGTTGTCGTAGTGCCTTTAACTTATCAAGCTATCCATGGCATCCTGGAGCGTCAATTTCAGTTCCACACCGTGCTAAGCATCTACTTGCTCAG GCCGATGGAGATAATGTTGTCTATCATGATGTTTCCTACTGCCATCAGCTACGTTTTTGTGATGGCCATCTACATGGCAATGAAGGAGACTGTGTCCCTGACCAGCAACGTAGTGGATGTCATCGTGTCCTCCAAGTACCTCTACAGAGCCCTCTACGTCTTTCTCTTCCTGAACATCTACCTCTTGACCATTGCCATTGCGATATGCATCATTAAATTTGTGTTGAACGTCATTATAGAATATTAG